CTGGGCACAATTTCATGGGAATGCCTTGAAACACTGGAAACCAAGGAGTCGTACCTTCCACCAGCTGCGACAATAGATTTGAATTTCTCCTGGTAAACAGCTTGGAAGACTAAACCGCCTTGGTAGAATGAGGATGTATAAGCTGATAGGGGAGCTATATACACTTTCTTCGTGACTCCAAAATGCTTCAATAAAGAAATTATGTTGGACAAATAGTTCAAAATATTCTCAGACTTAGTAGCATACGGAGAATCCAACATGAGTTTCTGAAATTTCGATCTGGCATCCTTTAACTCTAACTGAAAGTCAAATAGCTCTATATCGTTCAAAACTGTCGAAGGGATGTTCAACTCATCCCTCAGAATATGCTTTGCCTCCTTCAACGTTTTACTATACCCAACTTCACTCAATATTGATGCCACCTTGATATACTGTGCTCTTTCGATCCCacaaaaatcaaagatatACTCCGCCAATGTACAATGGTTTAGTATAAAAAATAGGTTGGAACTCTTGAAAAACGGGAAAATAGAAATAACATCATCAATTACTTTGATACATTCAGCATCATACAGTACCATgtctttggaatcaatcgaaacaatatcaaagtcaatttctttgaaacgTATGGGGCCTGATGCGGGATCACTATCGTTTGAACGGTATACATACCCACAACGGTAAATCTTTTGAATAGGCAAAATACTTCTTCCAATCAGCCGTGCTAACGGCAAAGTCAAATCATAAGATAACTGCAATACCGATCCTGAATGATCCAACAATTCGTAGACTTGATTATCAACGTTGTATAGCGGTGACTTGGGGAAAAGGTCAGATTGGCTTATACATTCCACTGCTCCATGCCGTTTGAAAATATTAAAGATTTCCTCTGAAATCTTAGCGTGGAGTAGATAgtctgaagaagaatagTCTTGAATCCTTTTATCAAACAATAAATCACGAGCTAAACTGTACGGTTGAGAAAACAAAACATTCCTTGCCTGGTGGTGCCAAGGAGATGAAGGATTGACTAAAGACTTCATCGCCTCCTTCATCAATTGATCCTGCTGTTCGACCTTCAGTAGTCCTGATTGCAATAATTCTCTAGCAGAGGGTCTCTTTACGAAATCATGATTCAGTAACATCTTgataattttcttttcttcgCCTTGTTTAGCAGAACTGAAATCGTCAGGGAATCGAATTTCCGGTGACCTCAAAGCACAAAGAACGGTATATCTTTCCATTCCTGTGTTAAGCGTATAAAtcatttcaaaaaagattaTACCAAGAGAGTACATATCAACCTTGTTGTTGTAATTTCCATCTCCAGATTCTACTTCGTTAGCAACATATAATGTGGTGCCAATATCTGATGTCAAATCTTCATTGAGTTGCAAAGAGCCCACTTGAGAAGTCACTTGTAACAGGCTATGGACGTTCTTAGCTAAaccaaaatctccaatcTTAACATTCTGCTGTTCATCAATGAATATGTTCATGGGTTTAAGGTCCCTATGGATGATACCTTGTGAATGAATATGTTCAAGTGCCTCTAAAATCTGGCGGAAGATTCTCCAATACTCACCGGGATTGCTTGGAAGACCTTGTCGTATTAAATCGTGTAATGTGCGGTTTTCACAATACTCCATTTGAATAAACAAAGTactcttcttgttcaactTCTTATTACGTGGAGTAATGTGATCAGTTTTTTCGTCTTCAGAACCAAAAGTGAAATCCACAGAAATGTTATCCATATCAGTAGCAGTGCCAGTGGCAGCATCTTCAGTGCCATCAGATTGATCTTCGTCCGAAAAACCAAACTCTATATCTGGATAACTCATAGAATTGGATATGAAATCCACGGCACTGTGGCTATGAGAGAGAGAGTTTTGAGGCTCTGAACGAGTATCTGATTCAGCTTCTGTCTCACTTTCTGAGGCAGAAGAGTCAAATGGGTTGTCGTTCTCTCGTGGGTTTAAAATGTAATCATCTTCTAACCAAGCAGCGTAGTATCTCACAACGTATTGGTGGTTTAATCTGGCTAAAAGCAGTACCTCATTTAAGATGCTAGACAATTTGTCCTCTTTGTGCCTGATTTTCTTAATGGCATAAGATCTACCGTCTAGTTTATTTCTTGCCTTCACAACCTCACCGTAGGCCCCCTTACCAAGAATTCCCACttcctcaaaatcattatTGTATCTTGAATATGCACTTCCATTATTGTTATGAAAGGAGTACCGCCTGTTTCCAGTATTATTAAAACTCCTTCTATGGGTTGTCTTGGACGCATCGAGGTAATTCAAGGAACCTAGCTTTGATGAACTATTATCAGTGGGCTCTTCCACAATAGTATTTCGGAGGAAAGCTGTTGGAAGCAGCTCCAGTGGTCCAAATCTATTCCTTGGCTTGGTGACAAACGTGTAACCCAAAAATTCTTTTACCGATGGCTCTAAATTGGTGTAGTTCTCCAAGAAGTCCTCTGGAGAACTGTATTCTCTAGTAATGTTTTGGCCAGCAATCATTTGAACAAAAGTGACTCCAAGATCCCAAATAtctgtttttcttgatggTTTCGATCGCTGGAGTTCTGGAGCCGGCCATGAGTTTTGCAAAAGTGGTGTCTTATTTGACTCTACATTAGGGAAGTTTTTCAGCATGTCTAAAATTGTGTAACCATAGCAATTGCTGGTCAGCTTTAAAGTCGATGGAGTGTTGTCGTAGCTTTGTATAACCTGGAGCGATCCCAGACTAATACTTCGGTGAACAAGACCTTGTTTGTGAATATATTCTAATCCTTCAAGCAATTGAATAATCCACTCTCTTGCAGTGGGTAAACTGATATATTTTACCGTACTCAACAAAGTGTCCAACGTTCCATTTGAAGGATACTCAGTCAAAATCCTTATCTTCCACAAAAATTGTTCGGGTTCTCTTCTCCGTTTCCCACCAATACCTCTTTCTATGGGGTTCTCAGTGGAGGGTTGTTGTACAATCTTGTCAATTTGCGAAGCATAGAGTCTGGCAATGTTTTCATGCTTCAGTTCGCAAGAACTTTGTAGCTCTCTATCAAGGCTGTGAAGTGCTGCTTTGCCGTCACTTGTGTTCCAATGTGGATTGTTCAACTCTATCTCTGTTAAGAGGAGTAACGACGAGAGCTCTTCATTCTGTTTGTAGATTGGGGTTGATTTTTTTCCGTCATGTGTGTAAAGCTCCGATTGGGGATGAACGTACGGCTTCACTAAGAATTGCCTActgacatttttcaagacaccaacttttggaactgCAACAAAGCCGGTAACAGTTctaaaattgaaagaaacatGCTCAGAATTTGGTTTCGTCATTATTTCTTTGTCAAACACATAGAAGTCTTTTGAGTTTAGCTCACAGTGAGGTGGAACTAAatatttctcttcaatttcataGGTGTTCAACCCCAGACTTCtcctctttttcttgttaCTACCGTCGCTACTCGTTTTCGAATTCTTACTGCGGTCTGTAgttgaagacgatgaaTCATCAAATTGGTTAGTCTCATTGCCATCATTATCGTAATTGTCAGACGTATTCGTTCTTCGTGTGAGCTCCCTCTGGATGAGATCATTCAgcatttcttcttcctttgcACGGTCCTCGTTCTCCTTTGCCAGCCTTGCCCTTTCAATTGCATCCAGTTCTTCTTGTCTTCTCTGAAGTCTGTGCACTCTCTCTTCCTCCAATGATTCATTTCTGGCACTTGATTGCCACTCATCAAGTTTCTCCTGGATCTGAGTTATGATTTCGTAGCACATTTCTTGAcctttcaaatctttgaaagtatGCTTAATCATATCGTTGAGCTTATCTATCTGAGAAGTAAGCACATTCTTAGATTTGACGAACTTTATGATAGGCATTGTCTTGGGATAGGTCAAGGTCATCTCAAACTGGATTGATAAAGACAAGACGGGTTCTTTTGTATCGTCTGAATGAAGATGTACCTCAAATTTGGGATAAGGATCCTTGTGCCAGGCTGTTGATGTCTCTGTCAGGTCGATGAGATCATCCATATAGATCGCCTTGAGAGCCTCCAGCTcctgaacttggagatcATGATTTTCCTTTAAAGTAGATGTCATGGTAGTCAATATACCTTGCCTGTAGATCCAGAAGCCGTTTTAGTGAAAAAACTACTCTGCTCCAAGGTTAGAAGGTGTGTTGATGTATGAGCGTAAGCAGGAAGCCAGGTATTTTTTTAAGAGATTCTGATCGAGGCCAACTACAAATCGAGATTGTCAGGAGGGGACAGAGGACAAAGGATCACACCAGCCTACAGAACAGCTAGCCCAGCCTCTCAGGAACTTACAGTAAATGCCACACGTTGACAGAATACTCCCGGGAAAGGACACGTTGCGGCTTCTGTTGACGACAGACAATCATGTCGGATACAATGAGTTGGATCCGATTGTTGGGGATGACAGTTGGAAGACCTTTGAAGAGATAATGCTGCTAGCCAAAGACAGGGATGTTGACATGGTGCTTCAATCGGGAGATCTGTTTCACGTTAACAAACCgacaaagaaatcaatgTACCATGTGATGAGGATCCTGAGGTCCAATTGTTACGGAGAGAAACCCATAGAGTTTGAGCTACTCTCAGATCCTTCTCTCTGTCTAGATAACAGGGGTTTCAACTACCCTAACTATGAAGACCCCAATATAAATGTTTCTGTTCCGTTTTTTGCCATTTCGGGCAATCATGACGATGCTACAGGTGACGACAACTTGTCTCCCTTGGACGTTCTAAGCGTGAGTGGGTTGATGAACTATTTTGGAAGAGTGGTGGACAATGACAATATTAATGTAAAGCCcttgttgtttcaaaaaggCAGAACCAAACTGGCTCTTTATGGGATGTCCAATATCAGGGATGAAAGAATGTTCAAGACATTTAGAGATGGAAGGGTTACATTCTCTACCCCAGGTATTCAGACTGATTCATGGTTCAATCTAATGTGTGTGCATCAGAACCATGTCCAGCATGGTGCTAGAACTGCATATTTGCCAGAGAACTTTTTGCCTACTTTCTTGGACCTTGTTGTGTGGGGTCACGAACATGATTGCATACCTTACCCTGTCCCCAACCCTGAGACTGGATTCGACACGCTACAACCGGGCTCCTCAGTGGCTACGTCTTTGTCCAATGGGGAGACGCTGGAGAAAAATGTGTTCATTCTAAATATAAAAGGAAAAGACtattctttggagaagattCCTCTGAAGACAGTTAGACCGTTTGTTATGAAAGATATCAGTCTAACTCAACTGGGACTAAACCCAAATTCCAGGAATAAAAAGGAAGTTCTTGATTTTATGATTGACGAGATTAATGGGCTTATTGAAGAAGCTCAGAAGTCATGGTTGGATAAACAAGCTGAAAACTCTTCAAGCGTAGATGATAGCGAGGTAGATACCCCATTACCTTTAGTTCGTCTAAGGGTGGAATATTCAGGCGGCTTTGAAGTGGAAAACCCCAGAAGGTTTTCGAATCGGTTTGTTGGTAAAGTTGCCAATGTCAACGACATAGTCATTTTCCATAGGAAGAAGGAGCATACAACGGGGGCAACCCGAACTAAACCTAATTTGAAGAACGGCGAGGAACATTTAGAGTTAGATGAGTTGAATATTTCTAAACTTGTTGACACGTTTGTGGATGATAATCAGTTGAATCTACTAAATAAGAAGGACGTGGGATCTGTTGTCAAAGCCTTCGTTGAGAAAGATGACAAGGCGGCCTTGAAAACATTCAtagatgaagaattatcCAAAGACCTCAAACTGTTGATGGGTTTAAGCCATGGAGAACACATAGAAGATGAGTCAATTTCCCAAAAGAAATCCTTCAATAAGATATTGAAGGAtatcaaaaaggaaaagtcTCAGGCATTGATGAGCAAAATTTGTACGGACTCCATTAAACACATCCCGGAAAGTTTGCCAGAAAGACCAGCATTCTTAAGATCAATTACTGGACCGGACAGAGACTCAGAGGATGCGCAGCCTAAACTTACAAACCGCAAAATATCGCCATCTGTCACAAAGAAACGCGTTTCCAAGCCTAGCATTCAATCGATAGTTTCTTCAGAGTCAGAGATCCTGTCCGAAGAATTAGATGATTTCATagatgatgatattgatgagGACATGGATATCAATTCGAATTCCGAGTCAGATATTGACGATTTCATTGATGTTCCTCCGCCAAAGAAAACTAGACAAACCAGAGCAAAAGCTAAGACTGCGCCCATAGCTAAACCAAGGGCCACGCccaaaccaaaaacaaaaccaaaaccaaaaccaaaaccGAAACCAAAAACTGCCAAGCCCAAAGAAACGGGAGAGACTCTGGGATCTTTGATTGGCAACCTAAGTAGACGTTGACGAAGACAAACTTCCAATTAAT
This is a stretch of genomic DNA from Komagataella phaffii GS115 chromosome 3, complete sequence. It encodes these proteins:
- a CDS encoding Subunit of a complex with Rad50p and Xrs2p (MRX complex) — encoded protein: MPHVDRILPGKDTLRLLLTTDNHVGYNELDPIVGDDSWKTFEEIMLLAKDRDVDMVLQSGDLFHVNKPTKKSMYHVMRILRSNCYGEKPIEFELLSDPSLCLDNRGFNYPNYEDPNINVSVPFFAISGNHDDATGDDNLSPLDVLSVSGLMNYFGRVVDNDNINVKPLLFQKGRTKLALYGMSNIRDERMFKTFRDGRVTFSTPGIQTDSWFNLMCVHQNHVQHGARTAYLPENFLPTFLDLVVWGHEHDCIPYPVPNPETGFDTLQPGSSVATSLSNGETLEKNVFILNIKGKDYSLEKIPLKTVRPFVMKDISLTQLGLNPNSRNKKEVLDFMIDEINGLIEEAQKSWLDKQAENSSSVDDSEVDTPLPLVRLRVEYSGGFEVENPRRFSNRFVGKVANVNDIVIFHRKKEHTTGATRTKPNLKNGEEHLELDELNISKLVDTFVDDNQLNLLNKKDVGSVVKAFVEKDDKAALKTFIDEELSKDLKLLMGLSHGEHIEDESISQKKSFNKILKDIKKEKSQALMSKICTDSIKHIPESLPERPAFLRSITGPDRDSEDAQPKLTNRKISPSVTKKRVSKPSIQSIVSSESEILSEELDDFIDDDIDEDMDINSNSESDIDDFIDVPPPKKTRQTRAKAKTAPIAKPRATPKPKTKPKPKPKPKPKTAKPKETGETLGSLIGNLSRR
- a CDS encoding Protein kinase, phosphorylates the alpha-subunit of translation initiation factor eIF2 (Sui2p), which produces MTSTLKENHDLQVQELEALKAIYMDDLIDLTETSTAWHKDPYPKFEVHLHSDDTKEPVLSLSIQFEMTLTYPKTMPIIKFVKSKNVLTSQIDKLNDMIKHTFKDLKGQEMCYEIITQIQEKLDEWQSSARNESLEEERVHRLQRRQEELDAIERARLAKENEDRAKEEEMLNDLIQRELTRRTNTSDNYDNDGNETNQFDDSSSSTTDRSKNSKTSSDGSNKKKRRSLGLNTYEIEEKYLVPPHCELNSKDFYVFDKEIMTKPNSEHVSFNFRTVTGFVAVPKVGVLKNVSRQFLVKPYVHPQSELYTHDGKKSTPIYKQNEELSSLLLLTEIELNNPHWNTSDGKAALHSLDRELQSSCELKHENIARLYASQIDKIVQQPSTENPIERGIGGKRRREPEQFLWKIRILTEYPSNGTLDTLLSTVKYISLPTAREWIIQLLEGLEYIHKQGLVHRSISLGSLQVIQSYDNTPSTLKLTSNCYGYTILDMLKNFPNVESNKTPLLQNSWPAPELQRSKPSRKTDIWDLGVTFVQMIAGQNITREYSSPEDFLENYTNLEPSVKEFLGYTFVTKPRNRFGPLELLPTAFLRNTIVEEPTDNSSSKLGSLNYLDASKTTHRRSFNNTGNRRYSFHNNNGSAYSRYNNDFEEVGILGKGAYGEVVKARNKLDGRSYAIKKIRHKEDKLSSILNEVLLLARLNHQYVVRYYAAWLEDDYILNPRENDNPFDSSASESETEAESDTRSEPQNSLSHSHSAVDFISNSMSYPDIEFGFSDEDQSDGTEDAATGTATDMDNISVDFTFGSEDEKTDHITPRNKKLNKKSTLFIQMEYCENRTLHDLIRQGLPSNPGEYWRIFRQILEALEHIHSQGIIHRDLKPMNIFIDEQQNVKIGDFGLAKNVHSLLQVTSQVGSLQLNEDLTSDIGTTLYVANEVESGDGNYNNKVDMYSLGIIFFEMIYTLNTGMERYTVLCALRSPEIRFPDDFSSAKQGEEKKIIKMLLNHDFVKRPSARELLQSGLLKVEQQDQLMKEAMKSLVNPSSPWHHQARNVLFSQPYSLARDLLFDKRIQDYSSSDYLLHAKISEEIFNIFKRHGAVECISQSDLFPKSPLYNVDNQVYELLDHSGSVLQLSYDLTLPLARLIGRSILPIQKIYRCGYVYRSNDSDPASGPIRFKEIDFDIVSIDSKDMVLYDAECIKVIDDVISIFPFFKSSNLFFILNHCTLAEYIFDFCGIERAQYIKVASILSEVGYSKTLKEAKHILRDELNIPSTVLNDIELFDFQLELKDARSKFQKLMLDSPYATKSENILNYLSNIISLLKHFGVTKKVYIAPLSAYTSSFYQGGLVFQAVYQEKFKSIVAAGGRYDSLVSSVSRHSHEIVPRAVGFRLAWDLFFTYMQRYESMFVKKHSSSRRKSQFLKQSASKIKWSASRVDVLVCSFTSSLLRSIGIDLLQQLWSCEIRADLLKNCLTTDDVINRAQLDGATWVILIKQQQQEPNQYGTINTKKRYKPLRLKNFEKQTDTDLDFEEVIPYIKNEMRERNEVEETTIAPATLPLRSLSEESQLRDLSTAENDSGQQKVILVPNDATRANRKSNRKDRWAMEDASRNAAIQVTNEISNCPIFPIDARDEVLDMLSITSLDQPEEWKRKVGGASNATPRSYVVNLYNALSKESAKGTRWAIVHSTKTGKICICDLQK